TGGAAGACTACAGCCGTATCCGCAGCCTGATCGCCGACACCATTCCCGGCTTCAAGGACTTCAACCAGCGCCTGGAGCAGCCAGGCGGCTTCTACCTGGGCAACTCGGCCGGTTCGCGGCGCTGGAACACCGCTTCGGAGCGTGCCAACTTCAAGGCCAACCTGCTGCCTGGCAGCCTGATCGACGAGCGCATGCTGGCCTCGGGGCAGAAGCCTGACCTGATCCTGCAGTCGATGCGTTCCCACGACCAGTACAACACCACCATCTACGGCCTGGACGACCGCTACCGGGGCGTGAAGGGTCAGCGCGAGGTGGTGTTTGCCAACGAGGCGGACATCATGCGCCTGGGCTTCCAGCCGGGTCAGAAGGTCGACCTGGTCTCGCTGTGGGGCGACGGGCTGGAGCGTCGGGTCAAGGGCTTCACCCTGCTGGCCTTCGACATTCCGGCCGGTCAGGCGGCGGCCTACTACCCCGAGGTCAACCCGCTGGTGCCGCTGGAAAGCGTCGGCGCCGGCAGCCATACCCCGACCTCGAAGTTCATCGCCGTGCGCCTTGAACGCGCCAGCGAAACCGCACGCATCGCCTGACGCGCGCAACAGATCATTCAGGCAAAACAATAACGGCGCCCAAGGGCGCCGTTATGCTATTTAAAATTGAAAGTTCACTTGCCGAACGGGAAATATATATTTAAAAATATTTCCAACCACCCCGAAGGTGATTGATACTTCTGCATGAAAACGGCTGCAATGGCCGGCCCTACGGGCCTGAACGCTGCGAATCAAGTAGCATGAGACTCAGTAATCAACACTAAGTTCCCCAGCCAAAACAATAACTTGGCGATTGTTGAAACAATCGTGTTATTCGTCGGATTGGCGTTGCCTGAATAAAAAGTTAATTGCACGATCGCGCCGTCATCCCTATGAGATTCCCCACATGAAGTTCTCCTCGGTTCTTTTGTTGTCTCTTTCTCTCGTGACCGGTTCCGCCTTGGCGGGCAACCTGGAAGCGGGCGTTGGCGGAGCATTGGGCGGAGTGCTTGGCTCAGTCGTCGGCCAGCAAGTTGGCGGTAATACCGGTGCGGCCATTGGTGCCGGCCTGGGTGGTGCCGCCGGTGGCGCAGTCGGTGCCGACCGTCGTAACCGTACCGAAGCGGCGATTGGCGGTGGCCTGGGTGCCGCCGGCGGCAACGTGATCGGCCGCAGCGTGGGCGGCAACACCGGCAGCCTGATCGGTGCGGCGGCCGGCGGCGGGGCCGGTGGCGCACTGGGCAACTATATGGGTAACGAGAGTCGTGACGACGACCGTCGCTACCGTGGCGGCCGTGACCATCGCGAATACCGTCATGGCCATGGCCCGCGCAAGCACGGTCATTACAAGCATGACCGCCACTGGCGTCATCGCTGATCCCTACCGCTGCATGACCCTGCAGGACACGGGCCGCTCATCGAGCGGCCCGTTTGCATTCAGGACGGCTGTAAACCCTTCAGGGCGACGCGCAATGGGTCGGGAATGACGACCGGCTGGCCGGTCTGGCGGTCGACCAGCACCTGCACGATACGTCCTACCGCACAGGGCTCTGGCTCATCGACGCGAAACACCGCCAGCTCGAACTCCACCGTGCTGCCACTGAGCCGGGTAACCCTCAGGCCGACTTCGACGACTGCGGGATAGCTCAGCGAACTGAAGTAATCACAGGCCGAGCTGACCACCCACGCCACGCACGGCCCTTCGTGGAGATCGACCCCACCACGCTCGACCAGCCAGGCATTCACGGTGCTGTCGAAGAAACTGTAGTAGGCGGCGCTGTGGACATGCCCCCGCAGGTCGTTGTCCTGCCAGCGCAGGGTGACCGGTTGGACGTAGGGGTAGTCGCTGTATTGCGGTAGATCGGCAGGCATGGCGGCAGGCTCGCAGCGTCGGGAAAGTGGCCTACGTTACAGAAACAGCCCGGTACGCCGATACGCTGGCCATCACTCATCACGCTGCAGGCCAGCCTCGCGAAAGCCCATGGCCCTGCACCCCTGGAGTCGGAATGGAATCCCAGCGCCCATCCAAGACGGACGACGGCGTCATCCGCATCAATCGCCTGACACCGGGCCACGTGGATATCGTGCTGGGCAGCCACCCCGGCAAGGCCTTGCCACGCCCGATACGCCCGCCGCGTCCCTACGCCATGATCCTGCTGAGCGGCCTGCTGGCGGCGCTCAGCCTGTGCCTGGTGCTGTCGCAACTGCGCCGCCATGCCGCCGACATCGCCCCGCCACTCAGGGTTGAAGCGCCCAGCCAGACAGGTGAATCACCCGCAGAAGAAGCCGACGAGCCGCCCGAGCAGCAATGACTCGGCAAAGTCAAAAATGAGAATCAATTTCATATATAGCCAATGTCTTACACGCCGAATGGCGATTTGGCTATTTGAAATACCCTGACGACTCTCTACTATTGGATCCAATCCACTGACACGCAGGGAGCGCGTCAGGATCAGGGACGATCAACCATTTGCCTGGATGCTACCGACAGGGAGTTGGATGGTTTTGGATACCCAAACCCGCTTCGGCGGGTTTTTTCATGCCTGCAGAAAAATGCCCGTATGCCCGGGCGACGAGCGGTGTAAGCGAATAGCCAAAGGCTTACACGCGGTCGGGGGCAATGGCCATTTTCCGACTGCTAAAGCATGCCTATGATTGGATCCAACCACTGGCGAACAGGGAGTTCGCCAGGATCAGGGACGATCGACCATGCCAGGATGCTGCTGACAGGGAGTTGGAATGGTCTTGGCACAAACCCGCTTCGGCGGGTTTTTTATTGCCCGCGCTCCGGTGGTGCCGGCTCCTCTGCCGGCATCTCGCCCTGCCCGGCCTCCCGCTGCTGCAGGAAATGCCGGGCATTGGCCGCGTTGAGGTAGGTCACCACCAGCAGCATCAACTCCTGAGGCTTGAGGGCCTTGTTGTCACGGCAGAACTGCACCAGCGTCAGGTCCAGCATGCGTTTTTTTTCCAGCACCCGTACACAGGGCCTGAAGAACGAGCGAAAACGGGTCTGCGGCAGTGGCGCGTGATCTTCGATCAGGAACTGCAAACTGGGCGCCGGCTTCATCACCAAGTTGAAATCGGCGATATCACGGATCGGCACGGGCTTTTCCAGGTTGGCGAATACCAGGTGCTCGGGCGTCAGCAGCAAGGCCGTTTCATGGGCACGCCGCACCAGACGAATCGACAACGGCAACATCATCAAGCCCAGGCTGGCCAGTATGCCGCCCACCGCCCACAGGGTGCCCCGCACGTCGGCGGTGCGCTCCGGCGACATCCACGGCAGCACCAGCAACAGCATGCCCGCCGCTGCCACCATGATGAAGGTGAAGCCAGTGGCCACGCCCCGCACGCGACCGCCTTCATGCAGAGGCACATCGCCGCTGACCTGACCGACATCCTCCTGCAACTGGCGGATGATCTCCGCGTCCTGCTCCACGAAATGCCCCAGGCAGTCCTGGCCCAGGCGCATACAGAGTGCCTGCGGGTCGCTGAAGAAGGCTTCCAGCGCCTCACAGGCCTGCGCCGCGTCGATGGGCCGGGTGCCTCGGTTCACCGCCTCGGCGGCGTCGACCTGCAAGGCCGCCAGGCGTTCGCCGTTGGACGGGTGGGTGTCGGAAGGGTGCGGCAGCTGCACGGCCATCTCTTCAGCTGGCAGCACCAGGGGGCTCTGTGCCAGCTCACGGATCAGGCACACCGGCAGCGGGTCGCGGTGTCCGCCCTCATCGGGTTCTTCGATGGCCTGGCGAATGTGCTCGTTGATACGCTCCACCAGCAACGGCTCAAGCACCGAAATGCGCACCAGCGCCGAGGCCGCCGCCAGATTGCCGCCCAACCGCGCACCGGCGCTATCGGCCGCCAGCTCGCGCACGCGGTTCCAGTGATGCACCGAATGGTCGAAGCGCTCCATGAAATACACGCCCAGCATCAACGCGGGGCGCAGGATCGCGCGTTGCAGCGGGTCGCCCTGCAGCATGTGCCCGGCCAGCACTTCCAGGCTGCGCCCGATACCGTCGTAGATGGGCAGGAAGCGCAGGCTGTACTCGGTGTCTTCGCCGACGAAATGCCCCAGCTCATGACCGATCACCGCGCTGATCTCATCGCTGTCGAGCAGCCCCAGGTAAGTCACCGGCACGTGCAGGGTACGCCCGGACAGCAGGGCGTCTTCGGGCTGCAGCTGCACGTCGCTGGAAGTGACGTAGAAGCCTTCGGCGATGCCCAGCACGATATGCTGCGGCGGCAAGGCGCCAAGGCGTTCGGCCAGGGTCTCGACGAAGCGCCACAGTCCCGGTGCCTGCTCGCGGCTGACACTGCGCCCCAGCACCGTCAGCGGCACGGGCTCGAACAGGTGCAGCATCAGGTGCAGTTGCCGGGCCACGCGCCACAGCGAATACAAGCAACCGAGCGCCGCCAGACCAGCGATGAACAGCAGCTTGGACTCGCCGGAGGACATGCGCCCGGCATGCCACATGCCCAGCCCCTCGAAGGCGAAGATCGCCGCCATCACCGTGCCCATGGCCAGCACGTGGCCCACCAGCACGAAGGGCAGGCGCTTGCGCACCTGGCTGAAGCTTTCCAGCAAACGCTCGCGCGAGCGCTGCGCCCGGGCCGCTGCCTGGCGCAGGTCCAGCAGCCCGGCCAGGCCGATCAGCATGGCCAGCAGGCTGAGGCTGATCACTGTGACGGCCAGCCCATGGCGGACGCGGTCTACGGTATGCAGGGTGTCCATCTCGTCGGCCACCTTCTCGGCACGCTGCAGCGCCAGCGAAACCGGAATGCGTTCTTCACCCACCTCGACCATCTGCATACCGGGCTGTTTTTCCGCCTGCCGCAGGGTCGGCAGGATCTCGGTGATGAACACCTGCAAGTCGGCGTTTTCCTGCTGGGTGGCGACACTGCGCTGCAACTCCCAGGCACCGAACAGGGCCATGCCCAAGGGCAGCAGAATCAACAGGGCAACCAGCTTGAGCAACTTCATGGGACAGGCTTCCGGAAAATTGGCGAATCAGGGGTGACGCTGCGGTAAGCGGCTAGCGGCCGCGCTTGTTCTTGCGCAGCTCATTGCGCTGGCCACGCACCTGCACCATCGCCACGAGCATCGCCCGGTAGCGCTGGCTGTTGATCACCAGCAGGCTGCACAGCGGCAGCAGCAGGCCCAGCACGTAAATCGCCTGGGGCATGCGCCGCCCCCAATGGCCCAGCACCACCAACATGCACACCAGCAACGCGGTGACGATCAGCCACACCGCCCAGGGGCGGCCGCGAATCACCAGGAAGTTGGCGATACACAGGTACAGCGCCATTCCCAGGTTGGCCGCCATCAGGTACGCCGGGTAGTCCTGCAAGGCCGGCGGGTACAGCTCGAACAGCAGGATCAAGGTCAGCGTCAGGGCGAACAGCGCCAGCAGGAAGGCGCTGATGAACACCGGGAAGTGCCGGCGCAGTATCGTCAGGAAATCCAGGCCCTGGTTCACTCTTCGAGTTCCTCGTACAAGCCGATGGCGTAGGTCTGCACCATGTTGCTGCCCACCAGGCCCAAGCCCACGCTGAAGGCGTCCTTGATGTTGACCGCCAGGGCCGAGGAAATCTCGCGGGCCGGCATGCGCTTGGGCAGTTCACCGGTACGCTGCAGGGCCTTGCGCATGGCCGGGGTCAGGGCCGGGTTGCGGTTTTCCAGAATCTCGTTGGTCAGCCGACGGCGCTCCTGGCGGTTGAGTCCCTTGAGGCTCTGGAACCAACTGCGCCCGGTCATCGCCTTGCGCATGGTCATCACCTTGGCGATGGTCGCCCCGGTGGCCCCCACGCCGGCCAGCGAGACGATATCCAGGGCCTTGGAGACGTTCTGGTACCACTCTTCGCTGTCCAGCTCGTCATTGCGCTCCGGGTGGTTGATCTCGTTGACCACCCGCGCCATGCCGATACCGCACTGCGCAGTCCCCGCCGCCGTAGCGGCCAGGCCGACGCCGGCGATGAACAGGCTGGCACCGCCGGTGAAGGGCACGATGGCCGTGCCACCGATCACCGCGATCCAGCCCAGCACCGCACCGGCGCAAGACAGCGAAGTGTTGACGCTTTCGGCCAGCAACCGCGACTCGCGCGGGTTGGTCTTGACCTGTTGGGCGAACTGCTGCGGCGAGATGTTGCGCTGCGCCTCACGAATGATGATGCGCTTGGGCTTGATGCTGCAGATCGGCCGGAACTCGCGCAGCGTCACCACGTTGAAGTCGGCATCGATGTACACCACGCCAGCGCCGGAGACAGCCGGGTCGGCATCGATGGCCGCGAAAAGCTTGCGCGTGTCGACCCGGCTCTCGATGTTCAGCCGGGCGAGGTTCTGCGCAGGGGTGTTGCGTAATCCGATCAGGTAATCGGCCATGGGTCCTCCGTAAAGGGTGTCACGGTCGGCGTCGGTGCCTCGCTCCAGAAGAACCGGGGCAAGGCACCGACGCGCCGCGTGCTCAGCGGGTCAGCCCTTGGTCATCAGACGTTCGGGCAAGGCACCGGGGCCCAGTCACCCACGTCGGGGTTCTTGCACATGCTGTTGACCTGGGTCTGGCCGGCCGCAGCGACCTGCTTGCTTTCGTCCTGCTTGGTCTTCGCGGTCTGCAGCGACTTCTCGGTGCCCACGGCTTCCTTCGGCACGTCAGGCAGCTTGGCCTTGGCGGTCTTCTTCACCGGCGGTTTCTTGGTACCGGTCGAAGTGGTCACCACCGGCGAGTCGGCCTGTGCGACCACCGCCACGTCGTTGCGCTTCACGCCGACCTGCTGCAGGTCTTTCTCGTAGGCCTGGGTGTAGTTGTTCAGGTCTTCGCTGGCGCGGCCATTGACGGCGACGATCAGGTCGTTGGATTCCTTCAGGCCGGCGACGATTTCGGCCAGGCGCTTGCGGCCTTCGGTGTCGTTGATGGTGTTGGCCTTGCGCGCGCTGACCAGGCTGGCGAACTCGCGCTGGTAGCACGACTGCGAGGCCTTGGCGTAGGCGGTGCTGCGGTCGATGTCGGCCGAGCTCTTGTCGATGTCGCTGGCGTAGGAGGCGATGCGCTGCTTGTCATCGGCGATCTGCTTCTGGCGCTCGGTGTAGTAGCCCGCTGCACCACCGACCAGCGCGCCACCGGCGGCGCCGATGGCGGCGTTGCGGCCACGCTTGGAGGAGTCGCCGGTGAAGGCGCCGGCCAGGGCACCACCGACCGCACCGATCGCCGCACCGGTGACCACCGAGTGGGTCATGTCCGAGTCGGTCTGGCGCAGGTGTTGTACCGGCTCATAGCAGCTCGGGTAGTACTCGACCTTGGTGGTGGCGCCGACCTTGGAAACCGGCGAATTGGCGCAACCGGTCAGCAGGACAGCGCCGAAACCGGCGGTGGCCAGCAACAGGGTGCGGCTCTTGGCTAACGCTTCGAGGGGTTTACGAGACAAAAACATGGCTGCGTTCTCTTCTTGAGGGTTGAGTAGCCCGATACGGCCCCTGCCGCCGGGGTGTTGCTATACATGCCGGTCACGGCCCGTCACTGGGTACTGGCCGCGGCGAGCAATTGCTTGAGAATCTCCTGCGGGTCGGCGCGCTGGTTCTTGCGGTATTCGCCGATATGGCGCACGAACAAGGTGGCGCGGTTGACCAGGCTCTTGCCGATCACCGGCTTGCGATTGAGTTCTTCCCTGACCCGCTGGAACTGCGCCTGGATCACCGCATCGGTGTAGCGCGTGCCGGTGGCCAGGTTGTCGATGTAGATCGCCACCGCGCCGTCCAGGGCGCTGCGCCCGTTGGCGATGGCCGCGCCGAACATGCCGGCGCTGGCCTGGTCCTTGGCGGCCTCGGCCTGCTTCTGGCTTTTCTCCAGGTTGGTCAGGCGGATGTTGTAGTTGTTGATGGTCTCGGCCACCAAAGCGGCAGACTGGATCAGGTTGCCGGCCGCCTCTTCGCGCTGCATGGCGATCAGCGCCACGTTGCGCTTGAGTTCCTCGTTGACCAGTCCCAGCTCGGCCTGCAGGCGCGGGTCGGCAGTGGTGCCGATGAGACTGTCGAGGCGCTTGGTGGGGTCGCTGACCGCGTCGATGTCATCGGTCAGCGCGGCCAGGCGGCCGTCCTTCTCCCACTGCTCGAACAGTTCCTTGTAGCGCGAGCGCGGCGCCGACAAGGCGCCCAGCGCCACCCGGAAGCCGGTGGTCTCGTTGCGCTGCTCGGTGCCGTCGGCGGCGAACAGCGGGTATTCGCGGCGCATGCCGGTGAACAGCGTGCCCTCGCCTTCCAGGTAGTTGCCGCCCTTGGCCACGAAGCCGCCATAGGTGCCCTGGCGCCGCCCGGCATGGACCAGCTGGAACGACTCCTGGACCATCTCGGCGGCGTTGCCGATCACATCGAACATACCGATGGGGTTGGGCAGCTTGGTGCCGATGGGCATCAACCGTGCGGCCTGCCCGGTGCCACCGGCGACCTGGTTGAACACCGCCCAGTCGGCCAATGGGCCATCGCTCTCGGCACCTTCCACGCGGCGCGGGAACAACCGCCCCTCCAGCTCCTGGCGGCTGACCGCCTGGCCGCCACGGGCGGCGAACTCCCACTCCACTTCGGTGGGCAGGCGCACGAAACCGACGCCGCCGTCTTCACTGTCCTTGCTGCGCCCGCTGATCGGCAGCAGGTCGCGGTGGTACTTCATCAGCCAGGCGCTGTACACCGCCGCGAAGCGCTCGGCCTCGAAGCGCGACAGCTTGACCTTGGGCAGGCGCCCGGCCATGCCCTCCTGGGCTTCGCAGGCCGGTGCCGGCTCGCCGCTGGCCAGCGACTGCGCCTGGGACATCACCTGGTCGTACTGGCGCTGGGTGACTTCGTACTTGCCGATGAAATACATCATCGGCTTGAGCGGTGTGCTCTTGTCGGTCTTGGGCAACAGCGGGGCAATGGTCTTGCGCCAGGCCGGCGCCAGGTCGTCGACGGTGAACTGGCCGTTGATGAAGTCGCGTCGGTAGCCGGAGATGAACGACTGCTTGTAGCCCGGCTCACCCTCACTGAACGGGTAGCCCAGGCTGATCTCGCGGTCGTCGAGGCTGCCAGAGGCCAGGATGTACACATAGCGCATGACCATTTCGCCGCCGCA
The Pseudomonas sp. DTU_2021_1001937_2_SI_NGA_ILE_001 DNA segment above includes these coding regions:
- the tagQ gene encoding type VI secretion system-associated lipoprotein TagQ gives rise to the protein MFLSRKPLEALAKSRTLLLATAGFGAVLLTGCANSPVSKVGATTKVEYYPSCYEPVQHLRQTDSDMTHSVVTGAAIGAVGGALAGAFTGDSSKRGRNAAIGAAGGALVGGAAGYYTERQKQIADDKQRIASYASDIDKSSADIDRSTAYAKASQSCYQREFASLVSARKANTINDTEGRKRLAEIVAGLKESNDLIVAVNGRASEDLNNYTQAYEKDLQQVGVKRNDVAVVAQADSPVVTTSTGTKKPPVKKTAKAKLPDVPKEAVGTEKSLQTAKTKQDESKQVAAAGQTQVNSMCKNPDVGDWAPVPCPNV
- a CDS encoding acyl-CoA thioesterase, whose amino-acid sequence is MPADLPQYSDYPYVQPVTLRWQDNDLRGHVHSAAYYSFFDSTVNAWLVERGGVDLHEGPCVAWVVSSACDYFSSLSYPAVVEVGLRVTRLSGSTVEFELAVFRVDEPEPCAVGRIVQVLVDRQTGQPVVIPDPLRVALKGLQPS
- a CDS encoding NAD synthetase is translated as MADYLIGLRNTPAQNLARLNIESRVDTRKLFAAIDADPAVSGAGVVYIDADFNVVTLREFRPICSIKPKRIIIREAQRNISPQQFAQQVKTNPRESRLLAESVNTSLSCAGAVLGWIAVIGGTAIVPFTGGASLFIAGVGLAATAAGTAQCGIGMARVVNEINHPERNDELDSEEWYQNVSKALDIVSLAGVGATGATIAKVMTMRKAMTGRSWFQSLKGLNRQERRRLTNEILENRNPALTPAMRKALQRTGELPKRMPAREISSALAVNIKDAFSVGLGLVGSNMVQTYAIGLYEELEE
- a CDS encoding M48 family metallopeptidase, translated to MKLLKLVALLILLPLGMALFGAWELQRSVATQQENADLQVFITEILPTLRQAEKQPGMQMVEVGEERIPVSLALQRAEKVADEMDTLHTVDRVRHGLAVTVISLSLLAMLIGLAGLLDLRQAAARAQRSRERLLESFSQVRKRLPFVLVGHVLAMGTVMAAIFAFEGLGMWHAGRMSSGESKLLFIAGLAALGCLYSLWRVARQLHLMLHLFEPVPLTVLGRSVSREQAPGLWRFVETLAERLGALPPQHIVLGIAEGFYVTSSDVQLQPEDALLSGRTLHVPVTYLGLLDSDEISAVIGHELGHFVGEDTEYSLRFLPIYDGIGRSLEVLAGHMLQGDPLQRAILRPALMLGVYFMERFDHSVHHWNRVRELAADSAGARLGGNLAAASALVRISVLEPLLVERINEHIRQAIEEPDEGGHRDPLPVCLIRELAQSPLVLPAEEMAVQLPHPSDTHPSNGERLAALQVDAAEAVNRGTRPIDAAQACEALEAFFSDPQALCMRLGQDCLGHFVEQDAEIIRQLQEDVGQVSGDVPLHEGGRVRGVATGFTFIMVAAAGMLLLVLPWMSPERTADVRGTLWAVGGILASLGLMMLPLSIRLVRRAHETALLLTPEHLVFANLEKPVPIRDIADFNLVMKPAPSLQFLIEDHAPLPQTRFRSFFRPCVRVLEKKRMLDLTLVQFCRDNKALKPQELMLLVVTYLNAANARHFLQQREAGQGEMPAEEPAPPERGQ
- a CDS encoding formylglycine-generating enzyme family protein, encoding MFELRRAPRALAIAALCLAALGVQAEEVENKLDNPKPLPDDVSLPLPCGGEMVMRYVYILASGSLDDREISLGYPFSEGEPGYKQSFISGYRRDFINGQFTVDDLAPAWRKTIAPLLPKTDKSTPLKPMMYFIGKYEVTQRQYDQVMSQAQSLASGEPAPACEAQEGMAGRLPKVKLSRFEAERFAAVYSAWLMKYHRDLLPISGRSKDSEDGGVGFVRLPTEVEWEFAARGGQAVSRQELEGRLFPRRVEGAESDGPLADWAVFNQVAGGTGQAARLMPIGTKLPNPIGMFDVIGNAAEMVQESFQLVHAGRRQGTYGGFVAKGGNYLEGEGTLFTGMRREYPLFAADGTEQRNETTGFRVALGALSAPRSRYKELFEQWEKDGRLAALTDDIDAVSDPTKRLDSLIGTTADPRLQAELGLVNEELKRNVALIAMQREEAAGNLIQSAALVAETINNYNIRLTNLEKSQKQAEAAKDQASAGMFGAAIANGRSALDGAVAIYIDNLATGTRYTDAVIQAQFQRVREELNRKPVIGKSLVNRATLFVRHIGEYRKNQRADPQEILKQLLAAASTQ
- a CDS encoding glycine zipper domain-containing protein, translated to MKFSSVLLLSLSLVTGSALAGNLEAGVGGALGGVLGSVVGQQVGGNTGAAIGAGLGGAAGGAVGADRRNRTEAAIGGGLGAAGGNVIGRSVGGNTGSLIGAAAGGGAGGALGNYMGNESRDDDRRYRGGRDHREYRHGHGPRKHGHYKHDRHWRHR